In Sphingobium sp. B2D3C, a genomic segment contains:
- the serA gene encoding phosphoglycerate dehydrogenase, whose protein sequence is MTKPKVLISDKMDPQAAQIFRERGCEVDEITGLKPDELKEIIGKYDGLAIRSATKVTKEIIDAATNLKVIGRAGIGVDNVDIPYASAKGIVVMNTPFGNSITTAEHAIALMFALARQLPEADASTQAGKWEKNRFMGVEVTGKTLGLIGAGNIGSIVASRALGLKMKVVAFDPFLTPERAIEMGVEKADLDTLLAKADFITLHTPLTDQTRNILSAENLAKTKKGVRIINCARGGLIDEAALKAGLDSGHIGGAALDVFQTEPATDSPLFGTPNFISTPHLGASTSEAQVNVALQVAEQLSDYLLSGGVTNALNMPSLSAEEAPKLKPYMALAEKLGSLVGQLSRDVIPRISIHSEGAAAELNQKPIVSAVLAGFLRTQTDTVNMVNAPFLARERGIEVREIKTEREGDYSTLIRVSVKTSQGERSVAGTLFGNGAPRLVELFGIKVEADLDGTMLYIANVDAPGFIGGVGGILGEAKINIGTFHLGRREAGGEAILLLSVDETVPQTLVDKICALPNVHRVCPLKF, encoded by the coding sequence ATGACCAAGCCCAAAGTTCTCATTTCCGACAAGATGGACCCGCAGGCCGCGCAGATTTTCCGCGAGCGCGGGTGCGAGGTGGACGAGATCACCGGACTGAAGCCCGATGAACTCAAGGAAATCATCGGTAAATATGATGGTCTGGCAATCCGCTCGGCCACCAAGGTGACCAAGGAGATCATCGACGCCGCGACCAATCTCAAGGTGATTGGCCGCGCCGGCATCGGCGTCGACAATGTCGATATTCCCTACGCTTCGGCCAAGGGCATTGTGGTGATGAACACGCCCTTCGGCAACTCGATCACCACCGCCGAACACGCCATCGCCCTCATGTTCGCTCTCGCGCGCCAGCTGCCGGAGGCCGATGCCTCCACGCAGGCCGGCAAGTGGGAGAAGAACCGCTTCATGGGTGTCGAGGTCACGGGCAAGACGCTTGGCCTGATCGGTGCCGGCAATATCGGCTCCATCGTCGCCAGCCGCGCGCTGGGCCTCAAGATGAAGGTCGTCGCCTTCGATCCGTTCCTGACTCCTGAGCGCGCCATCGAAATGGGTGTGGAAAAGGCAGATCTGGACACGCTGCTGGCCAAGGCGGATTTCATCACGCTGCACACGCCGCTGACCGACCAGACCCGCAACATCCTCTCGGCTGAGAATCTGGCCAAGACCAAGAAGGGCGTCCGCATCATCAACTGTGCGCGCGGCGGCCTGATCGACGAAGCGGCGCTGAAGGCGGGGCTCGACAGCGGCCACATCGGCGGCGCGGCGCTGGACGTGTTCCAGACCGAGCCGGCGACGGACAGCCCGCTGTTCGGCACGCCCAACTTCATCTCGACCCCGCACCTCGGCGCGTCCACCAGCGAAGCGCAGGTGAACGTGGCGCTGCAGGTCGCCGAGCAGCTCAGCGACTATCTGCTGAGCGGCGGCGTCACCAACGCGCTCAACATGCCGAGCCTGTCGGCTGAGGAAGCGCCCAAGCTCAAGCCCTATATGGCGCTGGCCGAGAAGCTGGGCAGCCTGGTCGGCCAGCTTTCGCGCGACGTCATCCCCCGGATCTCGATCCACAGCGAGGGTGCGGCGGCCGAGCTCAATCAGAAGCCGATCGTCTCGGCCGTTCTCGCCGGTTTCCTGCGCACGCAGACGGACACGGTGAACATGGTCAACGCGCCCTTCCTCGCCCGCGAGCGCGGCATCGAGGTGCGCGAGATCAAGACCGAGCGCGAGGGCGACTACAGCACCCTGATCCGCGTCTCGGTGAAGACCTCGCAGGGCGAGCGGTCGGTGGCCGGCACGCTGTTCGGCAACGGCGCGCCGCGTCTGGTCGAGCTGTTCGGCATCAAGGTCGAGGCCGATCTCGATGGCACCATGCTCTACATCGCCAATGTCGATGCGCCGGGCTTCATCGGTGGCGTGGGTGGCATTCTTGGCGAGGCCAAGATCAACATCGGCACCTTCCACCTCGGCCGTCGCGAGGCCGGTGGCGAGGCGATCCTGCTGCTCTCGGTCGACGAGACCGTGCCGCAGACGCTGGTCGACAAGATCTGCGCCCTGCCGAACGTGCACCGGGTCTGCCCGCTCAAGTTCTAA
- a CDS encoding phosphoserine transaminase has translation MTDVTKPATTPARPHFSSGPCAKPPGYDPAKLATEVLGRSHRSKLGKDRLAYCIALMRELLNLPDTHRIGIVPGSDTGAFEMAMWTMLGARPVTTLAWESFGEGWVTDAAKQLKLDPTVLRADYGQIPDLNAVDWSNDVLFTWNGTTSGVRVPNGDWIADDREGLSFADATSAVFAYDLPWDKIDVATFSWQKVLGGEGGHGVLILGPRAVERLEQYTPSWPLPKVFRLMSKGKLAEGVFKGETINTPSMLAVEDAIFALEWSKTIGGATGLIARAQANADALNAIVESRDWLGHLAADPATRSITSVCLTVEGADADFIKKMASLLEKADAAYDVAGYRDAPAGLRIWCGATVDTADIEALGPWLDWAYAETKAALSATAA, from the coding sequence ATGACTGACGTTACGAAGCCGGCGACCACGCCGGCCCGCCCCCATTTCTCGTCCGGCCCCTGCGCCAAGCCGCCCGGCTATGATCCGGCGAAGCTGGCCACCGAAGTGCTCGGACGCTCCCACCGCTCAAAGCTCGGCAAGGATCGCCTCGCTTATTGCATCGCCCTGATGCGCGAGCTGCTGAACCTGCCCGACACGCACCGCATCGGCATCGTGCCCGGCTCCGATACCGGCGCCTTCGAGATGGCAATGTGGACGATGCTGGGCGCTCGCCCCGTTACAACGCTCGCTTGGGAGAGCTTCGGTGAAGGTTGGGTCACCGATGCCGCCAAGCAGCTCAAGCTCGATCCGACGGTGCTGCGCGCCGATTATGGCCAGATCCCCGATCTGAATGCGGTCGACTGGTCGAATGACGTGCTCTTCACCTGGAATGGCACCACCTCGGGCGTGCGCGTTCCCAATGGCGACTGGATCGCCGACGACCGCGAGGGCCTCTCCTTCGCAGACGCCACCAGCGCAGTGTTCGCCTACGACCTGCCGTGGGACAAGATCGACGTGGCGACCTTCTCCTGGCAGAAGGTGCTGGGCGGTGAGGGCGGCCATGGCGTGCTGATCCTCGGCCCGCGTGCCGTCGAACGGCTTGAGCAGTACACGCCGAGCTGGCCGCTGCCTAAGGTGTTCCGCCTGATGTCCAAGGGCAAGCTGGCCGAGGGCGTGTTCAAGGGCGAGACGATCAACACGCCGTCCATGCTGGCGGTCGAAGATGCGATCTTCGCGCTCGAATGGTCCAAGACCATCGGTGGCGCCACGGGCCTCATCGCCCGCGCGCAGGCCAATGCCGATGCGCTCAATGCCATTGTGGAATCGCGCGACTGGCTCGGGCATCTTGCCGCTGATCCGGCGACCCGCTCGATCACCAGCGTATGCCTCACCGTCGAGGGCGCCGATGCCGACTTCATCAAGAAGATGGCCTCGCTGCTCGAGAAGGCGGATGCCGCTTATGACGTCGCAGGTTATCGCGACGCCCCGGCTGGTCTGCGCATCTGGTGCGGTGCCACGGTCGACACCGCGGACATCGAGGCGCTCGGCCCCTGGCTCGACTGGGCCTATGCCGAGACCAAGGCCGCGCTGAGCGCGACTGCCGCCTGA